The region GTAGAAAGAGACTAATGTAAAGGAATGACTGAATTGAAAATAAAAATTGTTGCTGTAGGGAAACTTAAAGAAAAGTACTTAAAACAAGGCATTGAGGAATATGGAAAAAGACTAGGAAAGTACTGTAAATTTGAAATTATCGAAGTTCCTGATGAGAAAGCCCCAGAAACATTAAGTGAAACAGAAATGATCCAGTTAAAAGAACGAGAAGGGATAAAAATCCTTAGTAAAATCAGTGAAAGTGACTATGTCTACGCCTTAGCAATTGATGGGGAAAACTTTAGTTCAGAAGAATTTGCAGCTTCTGTGGATAAAGTCACTGTATCAGGGAAAAGTACCTTAACTTTTGTGATTGGTGGCTCACTAGGATTATCCTCGGAAGTGATGAAGCGCAGCAATCAAAAAATTTCATTTGGTCGTGTCACCTATCCTCATCAATTGATGCGTTTGATACTATCCGAGCAAATTTATCGCTGTTTCCGAATTATTCACGGACATGCCTATCATAAATAATGAGGTTTTTATAGTTAGATATGTATCTAGAAAAGTATCACTGGACTAAATAAATGACAAGTAAACCCAGCGAAAGCACTGAGAAATCAGTGCTTTTTTGAATGCTAATCTGTATTAGGTGGTTTTACATAAGTGAAATGAGAGGTATTTGGAAGAGTAATGACTGAAATATTGTTTTAGTAGTCAAAGAAATATGTGACCAATAGACAGTTAAATTAATAAGAAATAAAAATTATATAAGATTATTTAAGTGATAGATCTTATCACTATTTTGATAAAAATGTATATTGTCTAAAAAATATGTATATTGAAAATTTGTTTTGTTTATTTTTTAATAGGACGATATTAAGTCTGTTTTGAATGGTTTAAAAATATATGAAAATTTCATTTACAAAATAGGTCGTATATTATACAATTTATTTGCACATCGTATCAAATTTGTATAATAATCAAACTATTTTATTTTAATAGTTATTTTTTAATTTGTACATATATTAACAAAATTGTAGCGAATATGACTGGGAATATGTAATAAAGAAGGTTTATTTTAATTTTGAATCGAGGAGATAAGATTGAAATTTAATAAAATTAAAATGTTAATAACGCTAGGAATATTAGGTTCACAATCGATTGTTTTTTCAGGGACAGAATGTCTGGCACAAGAATCTGTAAATAAAGCAACAGATTTTTATGAAGTCAAAGAAGAGTTAAATTCATTCGATGCTTTAAAAAAAGACAATGAGTCCGTAGAGCTAAGTTCAGAAACGGAAAAAAAAGTTGAGAATAAAAAGGTAGTAAGTGAAGAGCAAATAACTTCAAAGAAAACAGACGACACAAAAGAAGCGCAAGTTTCAAAGAAAACAGACGACACACAAGAAGCGCAAGTTTCAAAGAAAACAGACGATACACAAGAAGTTCAAGTTTCAAAGAAAACAGATGATCCAAAAGAAACACAAGTTTCAAAGAAAACAGATGACACACAAGAAGCGCAAGTTTCAAAGAAAACAGACGATACACAAGAAGTTCAAGTTTCAAAGAAAACAGACGATACACAAGAAATTCAAGTTTCAAAGAAAACAGACGACACACAAGAAGTGCAAGTTTCAAATGAAACAGATGATCCAAAAGAAACACAAGTTTCAAAGAAAACAGATGACCCAAAAGAAGAACAAGTTTCAAATGAAACAGACGACACACAAGAAGCGCAAGTTTCAAAGAAAACAGCTAAAACAAAAGAAACACAAGTTTCAAAGAAAACAGATGATCCAAAAGAAGAACAAGTTTCAAGTGAAACAGAAGACTCACAAGAAGAACAGGCGACTAAGCATACAGATGAAGTTAAAAAGCAAACAAACACGCCTAAAAAGATTGAAAATAACATAAACAAAGGTATAAAACCAAAAGAAGGCTATACAATTGGAGATGATATCCCGGCCTTAATTGATATATTTGGAAATAAAATAGAAGATGTACAACCCATTAAGGATTTGTTCAATCCACCGAACATCATTCAGCATACGGTGAAGAACGGTAAGAAGGACTTGAATCATCAACCGAACCATGGGACTCAAGGAGAAATTGGTTACAATGGAAAGGTGTTACAACTAACAGACGCTAAACTTACACCTGATGGTG is a window of Vagococcus intermedius DNA encoding:
- the rlmH gene encoding 23S rRNA (pseudouridine(1915)-N(3))-methyltransferase RlmH, with product MKIKIVAVGKLKEKYLKQGIEEYGKRLGKYCKFEIIEVPDEKAPETLSETEMIQLKEREGIKILSKISESDYVYALAIDGENFSSEEFAASVDKVTVSGKSTLTFVIGGSLGLSSEVMKRSNQKISFGRVTYPHQLMRLILSEQIYRCFRIIHGHAYHK